The proteins below come from a single Thalassoglobus sp. JC818 genomic window:
- a CDS encoding arylsulfatase has translation MKHIGISFAISFLLMFVSSAFAETPNIIVIMADDLGYGDVSCYGATSLETPNIDRLASEGIRFTSGYCSASTCTPTRYSFLTGTYAFRGERTGIAPPNAPAIIQPSTETIASILQDAGYTTAVVGKWHLGLGGPDGPDWNGELKPGPLEIGFDSCFLLPTTNDRVPQVYVEDHRVLNLDPNDPLWVGNKKPSPDHPTGITHRDTLKMNWSHGHNSTIHNGISRIGFYTGGHAARFRDEDLADKWVEQSKEFIANNKDQPFFLFFASHDIHVPRIPHERFQGATSLGYRGDAIIQLDWCVGEILDALEENNLSDKTLVVFCSDNGPVLDDGYEDGAIEQLGSHRPAGQYSGGKYSVYEGGTRTPFITRWTGRISPGVSDEIVCTIDLAASAAALTDQKLPNDACLDSFNVLDALLGVEGAKGRQSLVQQDNGASGTFGYRSGNWKLHRHDRKQARNVVVETQLANTPVEQFQLFNLDDDPAEKKNIIEAHPEVASRMKAELAEIIESGRSRPTE, from the coding sequence ATGAAACATATTGGAATCTCGTTTGCCATCTCATTCTTATTGATGTTCGTTTCTTCGGCCTTTGCGGAAACGCCGAACATCATTGTGATCATGGCTGACGATTTGGGATATGGCGACGTTTCGTGCTACGGAGCAACGTCTCTGGAAACGCCGAATATCGATCGACTCGCATCCGAAGGAATTCGATTCACCAGCGGATACTGCTCCGCCTCGACATGTACCCCCACTCGTTATTCGTTTCTGACTGGAACTTACGCATTCCGCGGAGAACGAACCGGAATTGCTCCTCCCAACGCACCGGCGATCATTCAACCCAGCACGGAAACGATCGCGTCAATTCTGCAAGATGCGGGATACACAACAGCTGTTGTTGGAAAGTGGCACCTCGGACTCGGGGGACCAGACGGACCGGACTGGAACGGAGAATTGAAACCCGGTCCGCTCGAGATTGGTTTCGATTCCTGTTTTCTCCTTCCGACGACGAACGATCGTGTTCCGCAGGTCTACGTCGAAGATCATCGCGTTTTGAATCTCGATCCGAACGATCCTCTCTGGGTGGGAAACAAAAAGCCTTCACCTGATCATCCGACTGGAATCACGCATCGTGACACACTCAAAATGAACTGGTCACACGGTCACAATTCAACGATTCACAACGGCATCAGCCGCATTGGATTTTACACCGGAGGTCACGCAGCCCGCTTTCGTGACGAAGACCTCGCAGACAAATGGGTCGAGCAGTCAAAAGAATTCATCGCCAACAATAAAGACCAACCGTTCTTTCTCTTCTTCGCCTCCCATGACATCCACGTTCCCCGGATTCCTCACGAGCGGTTCCAAGGGGCGACTTCGCTCGGCTACCGTGGAGATGCCATCATCCAACTGGATTGGTGTGTCGGAGAGATTCTTGACGCACTTGAAGAGAACAACCTGTCGGATAAGACTCTCGTCGTTTTCTGTTCGGATAACGGTCCCGTTCTGGACGATGGGTACGAAGACGGAGCGATTGAACAGCTCGGATCTCATCGCCCGGCTGGCCAGTATTCGGGAGGGAAGTACAGCGTCTACGAAGGGGGAACTCGAACTCCATTCATCACCCGATGGACTGGTCGAATCTCGCCAGGCGTCAGTGATGAAATTGTCTGCACCATCGATCTCGCAGCGAGTGCAGCTGCTTTGACCGATCAAAAACTCCCAAACGATGCATGCCTCGACAGCTTCAACGTTCTCGATGCTCTGTTGGGAGTCGAAGGAGCGAAAGGACGTCAGTCACTCGTCCAGCAAGACAACGGAGCCAGCGGAACATTCGGGTACCGATCAGGGAACTGGAAGCTGCATCGACACGACAGGAAACAAGCACGAAACGTTGTTGTCGAAACGCAACTTGCGAATACCCCAGTCGAGCAATTCCAGCTCTTCAACCTCGACGACGACCCGGCCGAAAAGAAAAACATCATCGAAGCACATCCGGAAGTTGCTTCACGCATGAAAGCAGAACTCGCTGAGATTATCGAAAGCGGACGAAGCCGACCAACCGAGTGA
- a CDS encoding FG-GAP-like repeat-containing protein codes for MTSGCSSPTDEQLLQQSRDALSIRDYQSAQELAASVPESSPLRFDALMIAGEAAMRSRDFEDARVYFQAVADSNNSQSHNARFYFAEVLRELKRLSEAVEQYHLVLKDDPQNIACHERLAFLEAMAGRRWEAEGHYFALIQSGSATLQELALFADLDRPIEPGEYLDECIAVAPDDRYVQLAQAQSAIASGDRATAVELLRDDLARYPDDVSTLSSLGKLISESHDQELAAWNRSLPEQAESHPDIWYVRGRWASQSKEFSVAEQCLRKSLMLAPQHRQAMYLLIQSITASGETPNIELVNRSKALLELSQQVDQVLRSNGKSEESVHSVVELLKSTGRIWETCAWSVFAKKQFPAATWPDELLAEFGPRLDDDLEIVAAASRVMSAITDDQEDLFASFVERRQEVESKSSLPSATPSAIHFEELPLNFIYENGADDATPGARMFEQTGGGVGVLDFDCDGRMDLFFSQGGEWPTGQSAPGMTGRVTDAIFRNMGSEEFQNVADAAGFNSERDFGQGVAIGDFDQDGFADIYVANIGKNALYWNAGDGTFLDVSEQLGERQGEWTASVAIADLNGDSNPDLFDVNYLQGPGIYELICQGKACSPSVFEGAADSILISDGSGEFKTCLKSEITEHSKGLGIVVIPETLPEPPSLFIACDQVANQLLKVKSDAESGDIKLENRALVSGVAFNNDGLAMACMGVALGDVNRDGFEDLFVTNFEDEFNTLYLSHGDRMFVDSTRYSGLMSPSFPKVGWGTQFLDADHDGWLDLIVTNGHVDDYRDSGGEFAMNPQLFRNIGEGRFEEIAAEDAGAFFERKQLGRGLAVGDLNQDGLRDAVVSQINSAATILLNRTVSENHYFNVKLVGVQSSRDAVGARVIVKVDDVDLSASVSAGDGYMASNEKTLNFGLGNHSEVKSVLVRWPSGLVTEVDSPPVNGTLLVIESDENCFFESVDGVAKTIPCR; via the coding sequence ATGACCAGTGGTTGTTCATCACCGACGGATGAACAACTTCTGCAACAGTCTCGTGATGCTTTGTCGATTCGAGACTATCAGAGTGCTCAGGAACTGGCAGCGAGTGTTCCGGAGTCCAGCCCCTTACGATTTGATGCACTGATGATCGCTGGTGAGGCGGCCATGAGAAGTCGGGACTTCGAAGACGCACGCGTCTATTTTCAAGCGGTCGCGGATTCAAACAACTCGCAATCACACAATGCACGTTTTTATTTCGCGGAAGTGCTGCGAGAACTCAAACGACTCTCCGAAGCGGTTGAACAGTATCACCTGGTTCTCAAAGATGATCCGCAGAATATCGCCTGCCATGAACGGCTTGCATTTCTCGAAGCGATGGCAGGTCGACGTTGGGAGGCTGAGGGCCACTACTTTGCTTTAATTCAAAGCGGCTCCGCGACTCTTCAGGAACTAGCCCTGTTTGCAGATCTGGATCGCCCGATCGAACCAGGAGAATACCTCGACGAGTGCATCGCCGTCGCGCCAGATGATCGCTATGTCCAGCTTGCACAAGCTCAGTCCGCGATTGCTTCAGGTGATCGGGCAACTGCCGTGGAACTACTTCGAGACGACCTTGCGCGGTATCCAGATGACGTCTCAACACTTTCCTCGTTGGGAAAACTGATCTCCGAGTCGCATGATCAAGAACTGGCAGCCTGGAATCGGTCGCTTCCCGAACAAGCAGAGAGTCATCCCGACATCTGGTACGTCCGAGGACGTTGGGCCAGCCAGTCGAAAGAGTTCTCCGTGGCAGAGCAGTGCCTGCGAAAATCATTAATGCTGGCTCCTCAGCACAGGCAGGCGATGTACTTGCTCATTCAGTCGATCACCGCATCGGGAGAAACTCCGAATATTGAACTCGTTAATCGTTCGAAAGCGCTGCTTGAGCTTTCTCAACAGGTTGATCAAGTCTTGCGGTCCAATGGAAAGTCGGAAGAGAGTGTTCACTCGGTGGTTGAACTGCTGAAATCAACAGGCCGAATCTGGGAGACGTGTGCCTGGTCGGTTTTCGCGAAGAAGCAATTCCCAGCAGCAACATGGCCAGACGAACTATTGGCGGAGTTCGGCCCACGTCTCGATGACGATCTTGAAATCGTCGCGGCAGCGTCTCGTGTCATGTCGGCGATTACTGATGATCAGGAAGATCTTTTCGCAAGTTTTGTTGAGCGACGGCAGGAAGTTGAGTCAAAGTCTTCGTTGCCATCCGCAACACCATCGGCGATTCATTTCGAAGAATTGCCATTGAATTTCATCTATGAAAACGGGGCCGACGATGCCACACCGGGCGCTCGCATGTTTGAGCAAACGGGCGGCGGAGTTGGCGTCTTGGACTTCGACTGTGATGGGAGGATGGATCTCTTCTTTTCACAGGGGGGCGAGTGGCCAACTGGTCAGTCCGCTCCCGGAATGACAGGTCGAGTGACGGATGCGATCTTTCGCAACATGGGAAGCGAAGAGTTTCAGAATGTCGCAGATGCGGCGGGTTTCAATTCGGAACGCGATTTCGGTCAGGGTGTCGCGATTGGTGACTTCGATCAGGATGGGTTCGCAGATATCTATGTAGCCAACATCGGAAAGAACGCCTTGTACTGGAATGCTGGCGATGGAACATTTCTCGATGTGTCCGAGCAACTTGGCGAGCGGCAGGGAGAGTGGACAGCGAGTGTTGCCATCGCGGATCTCAATGGCGATTCCAATCCTGATCTCTTTGATGTTAATTATCTGCAAGGGCCTGGCATTTACGAACTGATCTGTCAGGGGAAAGCTTGCTCACCGAGCGTATTTGAAGGGGCTGCCGATTCTATTCTGATCAGCGACGGAAGCGGTGAGTTTAAGACTTGTTTAAAGAGTGAAATTACTGAGCATAGCAAAGGGCTGGGGATCGTTGTGATCCCCGAAACTCTGCCTGAACCACCGTCACTATTCATTGCTTGCGATCAAGTTGCGAACCAACTGCTGAAAGTGAAATCGGACGCTGAGAGTGGTGATATCAAACTCGAAAATCGAGCGTTGGTTTCAGGGGTAGCTTTCAATAACGACGGGTTGGCGATGGCTTGTATGGGAGTTGCTTTAGGCGACGTAAATCGCGATGGCTTCGAAGATCTGTTCGTGACGAATTTTGAAGACGAATTCAACACGCTGTATCTCAGTCACGGAGATCGAATGTTCGTCGATTCAACTCGATATTCGGGTTTGATGTCGCCGAGTTTTCCGAAAGTTGGTTGGGGAACTCAATTCTTGGACGCGGACCATGACGGATGGCTGGATCTGATCGTCACGAATGGTCACGTCGATGACTATCGCGATTCCGGAGGTGAGTTCGCGATGAATCCGCAGTTGTTTCGAAACATCGGCGAAGGACGTTTCGAGGAGATCGCTGCGGAGGACGCAGGAGCATTCTTCGAACGCAAACAGCTTGGACGAGGACTGGCTGTTGGTGATTTGAATCAGGATGGGTTACGAGACGCAGTCGTTTCCCAAATCAATTCCGCAGCGACGATTCTTTTGAACAGGACGGTTAGTGAGAATCACTACTTCAATGTGAAGCTGGTAGGAGTGCAAAGTTCTCGAGATGCTGTCGGAGCTCGAGTGATTGTCAAAGTCGATGACGTTGACTTATCCGCAAGCGTATCAGCCGGCGACGGATATATGGCTTCGAACGAGAAGACACTCAACTTCGGCCTCGGAAACCATTCCGAAGTTAAGTCGGTTTTAGTTCGTTGGCCGAGTGGCCTCGTCACCGAAGTCGATTCGCCCCCGGTTAACGGAACTTTGCTTGTGATCGAGTCAGACGAGAACTGTTTCTTTGAGTCAGTTGACGGCGTCGCGAAAACGATCCCATGCCGCTGA
- a CDS encoding DUF1559 domain-containing protein, translating into MRLLNKRKAFTLIELLVVIAIIAILIALLLPAVQQAREAARRTECKNKLKQLGIALHNYHDTYNALPWGSGPENIHGRAGGNGNARGGGRRHNGMVGLLPYIDQAPMFNLISAGGTAASVNGTTNYNGFVFTPWDNNHQAVRANIPMLLCPSDGDTTEQSPRGKNNYMFSRGDQCWDTNPSWNGNGGRGLRGMFVGGRDVYNRNFKEVVDGLSNTIAMGERIKAKNGGTTVQSGATHIDIQQSQYRVNPSVCETAVGPGGVYNGGVRRWAGTRWMDGTNAFSAMTTILGPNSPSCSQGPGDQRDGIFEPSSLHPGGAQVLMGDGAVRFISDSIDTGDTTQESPVNGPSPYGVWGALGSINGGDIVGEF; encoded by the coding sequence ATGAGGTTACTAAACAAGAGGAAAGCATTCACCCTCATCGAACTGCTGGTGGTGATTGCAATCATTGCGATTTTAATCGCGCTTCTCCTTCCGGCGGTCCAACAGGCGCGGGAAGCTGCTCGTCGAACGGAATGTAAGAACAAGCTGAAACAACTCGGGATCGCACTCCATAACTATCACGACACTTACAATGCACTCCCCTGGGGGTCCGGACCAGAAAACATTCATGGTCGTGCTGGAGGAAATGGAAACGCCCGTGGCGGTGGACGTCGTCACAACGGGATGGTTGGCCTTCTGCCTTACATCGATCAAGCCCCGATGTTCAATCTCATCTCGGCTGGGGGAACAGCTGCTTCCGTAAACGGTACGACGAACTACAACGGTTTTGTTTTCACTCCTTGGGACAACAATCACCAGGCTGTTCGTGCCAACATCCCAATGCTTCTCTGTCCATCGGATGGAGATACGACTGAGCAATCTCCTCGCGGAAAAAACAACTACATGTTCTCCCGTGGCGATCAGTGTTGGGACACAAATCCAAGCTGGAACGGGAATGGCGGTCGCGGACTGCGTGGAATGTTTGTCGGTGGGCGCGACGTCTACAACCGAAACTTTAAGGAAGTTGTTGACGGTTTGAGTAACACCATTGCAATGGGTGAGCGAATCAAAGCCAAGAACGGTGGAACCACTGTTCAGAGCGGTGCGACACACATCGACATTCAACAAAGCCAGTACCGCGTCAATCCTTCAGTCTGTGAAACTGCCGTCGGTCCCGGCGGTGTTTACAACGGGGGCGTTCGCCGCTGGGCGGGAACACGTTGGATGGATGGAACGAATGCATTCAGCGCCATGACCACCATCCTTGGTCCGAATTCACCGTCCTGTTCGCAGGGTCCTGGTGACCAGCGAGACGGAATTTTCGAGCCATCCAGCTTGCATCCAGGTGGAGCACAAGTGTTGATGGGCGACGGTGCCGTCCGATTTATCAGTGACAGCATTGACACCGGTGATACCACTCAAGAATCACCCGTCAATGGCCCAAGTCCATATGGTGTTTGGGGTGCTCTCGGTTCTATCAACGGCGGAGACATCGTCGGAGAGTTCTAG
- a CDS encoding carboxypeptidase-like regulatory domain-containing protein — translation MKLQEENALKGLWRSSLSLGLMAFIAGCGSSDSWTKSLPDTIEASGYVTLNTVPVEGASVVFAPVDGKYAATGVTNSSGYFELKAFPSKSGAVPGSYKVGVMQTVQFDDSGKAFDPGEDSEHHDAATASVGWKNALPERYKSPETSGLTASIPEEGTSEIKIELLP, via the coding sequence GTGAAGTTGCAAGAGGAGAATGCTTTGAAAGGTTTGTGGCGAAGTTCCCTCTCCTTGGGGTTGATGGCTTTCATCGCTGGATGCGGATCGTCGGATTCTTGGACCAAAAGTCTCCCCGACACAATCGAAGCATCCGGATATGTCACATTAAATACGGTCCCTGTCGAAGGGGCGTCTGTCGTTTTTGCACCGGTTGATGGCAAGTACGCTGCAACTGGAGTGACGAACAGCAGTGGTTACTTCGAATTGAAAGCTTTCCCATCCAAATCTGGAGCAGTTCCTGGCAGCTACAAAGTTGGCGTCATGCAAACCGTTCAGTTTGATGACAGCGGAAAAGCTTTTGATCCAGGAGAAGACTCAGAACATCATGATGCCGCGACGGCATCTGTCGGTTGGAAGAACGCACTTCCTGAACGGTACAAGAGTCCTGAAACTTCAGGACTCACAGCCAGTATTCCCGAAGAGGGAACGAGTGAAATTAAGATTGAGTTGTTGCCTTAG
- a CDS encoding DUF1559 domain-containing protein — translation MLRPTLQRKRGFTLIELLVVIAIIAILIALLLPAVQQAREAARRTQCRNNMKQLGLALHNYHDVYRSFPARQGGTGTIQSRALRLRMSAYVALLPYIDQSPLYNVIVDNQTNAWANNEWNKSVLEALNCPSDAGSIEPNNAGRQRGTESYGFCGGDNYLGSVVASNERNDSALAEQTRPMYNRGIFGRGAVTRIRDITDGTSNTIAMSERSRPETQLARGMPVKEAGASVDTYAPISCEAWRQGSGLRPDAPYFTEDTLPGYRWSDGAAFFVGVTTILPPNAPVCLIGSPRWQDGGGHYGPGVWTPTSEHIGGVNALLADGAVRFISENIDSGNKSAIAPAPNTAGPSPYGVWGALGTKSGGEIVSEF, via the coding sequence ATGCTGAGGCCAACTCTCCAACGAAAACGAGGGTTCACGCTGATCGAACTCCTCGTGGTGATCGCGATCATCGCGATTCTGATTGCACTCTTGCTGCCAGCTGTGCAGCAGGCACGTGAGGCGGCTCGCCGTACTCAATGCCGAAACAACATGAAGCAGTTGGGACTCGCTCTCCACAACTACCATGATGTCTACCGCTCCTTTCCTGCTCGACAGGGTGGAACAGGAACAATTCAGAGTCGAGCCCTTCGTTTGAGAATGTCGGCCTACGTCGCTTTGCTTCCTTACATCGATCAAAGTCCGCTCTACAACGTCATCGTCGACAACCAGACCAACGCCTGGGCGAACAACGAGTGGAACAAATCCGTACTTGAAGCTCTTAACTGCCCGAGTGATGCCGGTTCAATTGAGCCGAACAACGCCGGTCGTCAACGCGGAACAGAGAGCTACGGTTTCTGTGGTGGAGACAACTACCTCGGTTCAGTGGTTGCTTCGAATGAACGAAACGACAGTGCGTTGGCGGAACAAACTCGCCCGATGTACAACCGCGGTATCTTCGGTCGTGGTGCCGTTACTCGAATCCGTGACATCACCGACGGAACAAGTAATACCATCGCGATGTCTGAGCGATCACGACCAGAAACGCAACTTGCTCGCGGAATGCCAGTTAAAGAAGCTGGAGCGAGCGTCGACACTTACGCTCCAATTTCCTGCGAAGCTTGGCGACAAGGTTCCGGTCTGCGTCCTGATGCTCCGTACTTCACAGAAGATACTCTGCCAGGTTACCGCTGGAGCGATGGAGCAGCCTTCTTCGTGGGCGTCACCACAATCCTCCCACCGAACGCACCAGTTTGCCTCATCGGATCTCCTCGCTGGCAGGACGGTGGCGGTCACTATGGTCCAGGTGTCTGGACACCAACCAGCGAGCACATCGGTGGCGTGAATGCGTTGCTTGCTGATGGTGCAGTTCGGTTTATCAGTGAGAACATTGATTCCGGTAACAAGTCAGCCATCGCACCTGCGCCAAACACGGCTGGACCTTCTCCGTATGGTGTCTGGGGAGCTCTCGGAACCAAGTCCGGCGGAGAAATTGTCAGCGAGTTCTAA